Proteins from a genomic interval of Gordonia sp. SL306:
- a CDS encoding acyl-CoA dehydrogenase family protein: protein MDFSRVELTADEQGFLDEIREFLATHVTDDVRRRDRETGDNFDEAVHLAMGAAGYLEREYRTEEQGGFDRVRRRLWELEKRRVHVPWVTWGTTSIVARSVENFASPEIRDEVLSKVFSGHVRLCLGYTEPDGGSDIATCKTRAVRDGDDWVVNGSKMFTTGAHNCQYTFLITNTDPEAKKHKSLTMFLVPLDTPGIEIQPLWTVDGDRTNIVYYSDVRISDKYRLGEVNEGWTVLRGPLDTEHGVSEANSDGLEDVSILQHQGSYMATTVDKVAAKVSTPDATGRRRIDDGSVSYRLGRNVARVEASLSTPNMYGRVAIAQAMRDVAPELMDILGPAAALPIETAGAADDGASEYLFRWAPLCGIYGGTLEVFRNMIAQHALGLGRPSYAQTRAKTE from the coding sequence ATGGATTTCTCACGAGTCGAGCTCACCGCCGACGAGCAGGGCTTTCTGGATGAGATCAGAGAGTTCCTCGCCACGCACGTCACCGACGACGTGCGCCGGCGCGATCGGGAGACCGGTGACAACTTCGACGAGGCGGTCCACCTGGCGATGGGGGCGGCCGGATACCTCGAACGCGAGTACCGCACCGAGGAGCAGGGCGGCTTCGACCGCGTCCGGCGGCGGCTCTGGGAGCTCGAGAAGCGTCGTGTCCATGTGCCCTGGGTGACCTGGGGGACCACGTCGATCGTCGCGCGGTCGGTCGAGAACTTCGCCTCTCCGGAGATCCGAGACGAGGTGCTGTCGAAGGTCTTCAGCGGCCATGTGCGCCTCTGCCTGGGCTACACCGAGCCAGATGGCGGCTCGGACATCGCCACGTGCAAGACACGCGCGGTCCGCGACGGCGACGACTGGGTCGTCAACGGCTCCAAGATGTTCACCACGGGCGCCCACAACTGCCAGTACACCTTTCTGATCACCAACACCGATCCGGAGGCGAAGAAGCACAAGAGCCTCACCATGTTCCTCGTCCCGCTGGACACGCCGGGGATCGAGATCCAGCCGCTGTGGACGGTCGACGGCGACCGCACCAACATCGTCTACTACAGCGACGTCCGCATCTCGGACAAGTACCGGCTGGGTGAGGTCAACGAGGGATGGACCGTTCTGCGCGGGCCGCTGGACACCGAACACGGTGTGTCAGAGGCGAATTCCGACGGTCTGGAGGACGTTTCGATCCTCCAGCACCAAGGTTCGTACATGGCGACCACGGTCGACAAGGTGGCTGCGAAGGTGTCGACACCTGACGCCACCGGGCGACGCCGGATCGACGACGGCTCGGTGTCGTATCGTCTCGGGCGCAATGTCGCCCGTGTCGAGGCGTCGTTGAGCACGCCCAACATGTACGGGCGGGTGGCGATCGCGCAGGCGATGCGGGACGTCGCTCCAGAATTGATGGACATCCTCGGGCCCGCAGCAGCGCTGCCGATCGAGACCGCCGGAGCGGCCGACGACGGGGCGAGCGAGTATCTGTTCCGATGGGCCCCATTGTGCGGGATCTACGGCGGCACCCTGGAGGTGTTCCGTAACATGATCGCCCAACACGCTCTGGGCCTGGGCCGTCCGAGCTACGCGCAGACCCGGGCCAAGACCGAGTAG
- a CDS encoding amidohydrolase family protein, which produces MPRNVIDCLVNVHFGETEQQPGWMLAVRDNYFKGATSMFEAVDMSELLDEMDEQGVRKAILMDNLAKPSVTARKFVEARPDRFSLAMGGANLLRPVSSLRDLSAMVRDLPVSYAAVGPSFWGDGQYPPSDAVYYPLYAKCAELGLPLCVNTGIPGPPIPGEVQNPIHLDRVCVRFPELLLCMIHGADPWWDVAIRLLIKYPNLRLMTSAWSPKRLPESLLHYMRTRGTGKVIFGSDWPVLAQRRVVPEAEALDLPSDVLDKYLHDNAQEFFFGPHEQEQ; this is translated from the coding sequence ATGCCACGCAATGTGATCGACTGTCTCGTCAACGTCCACTTCGGTGAGACCGAACAGCAACCCGGTTGGATGCTGGCGGTGCGGGACAATTACTTCAAGGGCGCCACGTCGATGTTCGAAGCCGTCGACATGTCCGAACTCCTCGACGAGATGGACGAGCAGGGGGTTCGCAAGGCGATCTTGATGGACAACCTGGCCAAGCCGTCGGTCACCGCCCGGAAGTTCGTCGAGGCCCGTCCGGACCGGTTCTCCCTCGCAATGGGCGGCGCGAACCTGCTGCGCCCGGTCTCGTCGTTGCGGGATCTGAGTGCGATGGTCCGCGATCTCCCGGTGTCCTATGCCGCTGTGGGGCCGAGCTTCTGGGGTGACGGACAGTATCCGCCGAGTGACGCGGTCTACTATCCGCTCTACGCCAAGTGCGCGGAACTCGGGCTCCCGTTGTGTGTCAACACGGGCATCCCGGGACCACCGATTCCCGGTGAGGTGCAGAACCCCATCCATCTGGATCGGGTCTGTGTGAGGTTCCCGGAATTGCTTCTCTGCATGATCCACGGTGCCGACCCGTGGTGGGACGTCGCAATCCGATTGCTGATCAAATACCCGAACCTTCGGTTGATGACCTCGGCGTGGTCGCCGAAGCGACTGCCGGAGAGTTTGCTCCATTACATGCGTACCCGCGGGACCGGCAAGGTCATCTTCGGCTCGGACTGGCCCGTCTTGGCACAGCGCCGCGTCGTCCCTGAGGCCGAGGCGCTCGACCTGCCGTCCGACGTCCTCGACAAATACCTCCACGACAACGCCCAGGAATTCTTCTTCGGCCCACATGAACAGGAGCAGTGA
- a CDS encoding TetR/AcrR family transcriptional regulator: MARQTTPKRRRRERGSIDPDDIVAGAFELADEVSIDNLSMPMLGKHLGVGVTSIYWYFRKKDDLLNAMTDRALREYLLAVPLPKSEDWRESLTQYARTMRKAFLSNPILVDLILIRATLGPRYSELGAKHIEGLVARLVDAGLTFDDGFDTFSALQLHLHGSIVLTRLHEKSKASDPEARTYYEDLAISPESTPILAQAAAHGHTGGAPDDRNFEFGLRCILDHAERLIDSRNAAATPRGAA, encoded by the coding sequence ATGGCGAGGCAGACGACGCCCAAGCGGCGGCGACGCGAACGCGGTTCCATCGATCCCGACGACATCGTCGCGGGCGCCTTCGAGCTCGCCGACGAGGTGTCGATCGACAATCTGAGCATGCCGATGCTCGGCAAACATCTCGGGGTCGGCGTCACCAGTATCTACTGGTATTTCCGCAAGAAGGACGACCTCCTCAACGCGATGACCGACCGGGCCCTGCGTGAGTACCTGCTCGCGGTCCCCCTGCCGAAGTCCGAGGACTGGCGTGAATCACTCACGCAGTACGCGCGCACGATGCGGAAAGCCTTCCTCAGCAACCCGATTCTCGTGGACCTCATCCTGATCCGGGCGACGCTGGGCCCGCGGTATTCCGAACTCGGGGCCAAACACATCGAGGGCCTGGTCGCCCGCCTGGTCGACGCCGGACTCACGTTCGACGACGGCTTCGACACCTTCTCCGCCCTGCAGTTGCACCTGCACGGCTCGATCGTGCTGACCCGCCTGCACGAGAAGAGCAAGGCGAGCGACCCCGAGGCCCGCACGTACTACGAAGATCTCGCCATCTCGCCGGAGTCGACGCCGATCCTCGCCCAGGCCGCCGCCCACGGGCACACCGGCGGCGCCCCGGACGATCGGAACTTCGAGTTCGGCCTTCGCTGCATCCTCGACCACGCCGAGAGGTTGATCGACTCACGCAACGCCGCGGCGACGCCACGCGGTGCCGCATGA
- a CDS encoding acyl-CoA dehydrogenase family protein: protein MDRYELRREDYSLSADQADLQTAYAKFFQTYSTIDVVRAAESEGIDRPLWERLCGTGATTMALPETVGGDGATLVDLTLVSEEIGRWLAPVPWIDHVSAARLLARLGALGADNPNSEKIVSGAQIIGLDAQLGESRGARLIPTGSVADQIVVREGDDIVLLTSDVKPPKVDNLGRLPMAWIDPAAVSARVTLASGPTAVAEYQRALDEWRLLTASALVGLVEQTMRIAAEFATNRYTYGVPISSLQGISHPLANMAITVEGGRALARKAAWYLDVEPDVRPELPGAAFVFMSEEASKAATMAVHVQGGLGVSTEAAATSYLVRARGWPLAGGDPGATAKHVAETVARRTDVAAPAAEPATV from the coding sequence ATGGACCGTTACGAATTGCGCAGGGAGGACTACAGCCTCTCGGCCGACCAGGCGGATCTGCAGACCGCGTACGCAAAGTTCTTCCAGACCTACTCGACCATCGACGTCGTCCGGGCCGCCGAGTCCGAGGGCATCGACCGCCCGTTGTGGGAACGGCTGTGCGGCACCGGTGCGACCACGATGGCGTTGCCGGAGACGGTCGGCGGAGACGGTGCGACGCTGGTCGACCTCACCCTCGTCTCCGAAGAGATCGGTCGTTGGCTGGCACCCGTTCCCTGGATCGATCATGTCAGCGCCGCAAGGCTTCTGGCGCGACTAGGTGCCCTCGGCGCCGACAACCCGAACTCCGAGAAGATCGTCTCCGGTGCCCAGATCATCGGGCTCGATGCACAACTCGGCGAGTCACGCGGAGCGCGCCTGATCCCGACCGGTTCCGTCGCGGACCAGATCGTCGTTCGGGAGGGGGACGACATCGTCCTGCTGACCTCTGACGTCAAGCCCCCGAAGGTCGACAACCTCGGTCGCCTGCCCATGGCGTGGATCGACCCGGCAGCCGTCTCGGCTCGCGTCACCCTCGCGAGCGGCCCGACTGCGGTCGCGGAATATCAGCGGGCACTGGATGAGTGGCGCCTGCTCACCGCCTCGGCATTGGTCGGGTTGGTCGAGCAGACGATGCGGATCGCCGCGGAGTTCGCGACGAACCGGTACACCTACGGCGTCCCGATCTCGTCGCTGCAGGGTATCTCGCATCCGCTCGCCAACATGGCGATCACCGTCGAGGGCGGCCGCGCCCTGGCGCGCAAGGCGGCCTGGTACCTCGACGTCGAGCCGGACGTCCGACCGGAGCTGCCGGGTGCCGCGTTCGTCTTCATGTCCGAAGAGGCGTCGAAGGCGGCGACCATGGCTGTGCATGTGCAAGGTGGTCTCGGCGTTTCCACGGAAGCGGCGGCGACGTCGTATCTCGTGCGCGCACGGGGATGGCCGCTCGCCGGCGGCGATCCGGGCGCGACGGCCAAGCACGTCGCCGAAACCGTCGCGCGTCGAACCGATGTCGCTGCCCCGGCAGCCGAGCCGGCCACGGTCTGA
- a CDS encoding cytochrome P450, with product MTDTKLVFDPFSREFFDGPYDIYRRMREEAPVYYSEEYDFYALSRHEDVAPAYRDFETYSSARGIDLATVREGKIPPHKSIIVLDPPEHRHMRRLVSKVFTPRAIAELKDMAAEQIDRFLAAVDPDGFDMVHDFSALFPIEIISRMLGVPEDSRTQVRLWTDDLLQREVGQMEMSEVGFDAVVELARFYYGLASDRRKNPRDDMITKLTRAQIERDDDEPPTLSNMEIAMFASLLGGAGAETVAKLIGGAPVTFSRFPDQWKKLQEDRTKIPDAVEELLRFESPNQYNVRYSMKEVTLHGVTIPAGKPVFLMLGSANRDPDAFTDADTFDIDRDRSEAQNLAFGLGIHSCLGAALARMESAIALERILDFMPEFEVDIDNCTRVSMQNVAGYDHVPVKIL from the coding sequence GTGACCGACACGAAGCTTGTCTTCGACCCCTTCTCGCGGGAGTTCTTCGATGGTCCATATGACATCTATCGCCGGATGCGTGAAGAGGCGCCTGTCTACTACAGCGAGGAGTACGACTTCTACGCGCTGAGCAGGCATGAGGACGTGGCTCCCGCTTATCGGGACTTCGAGACGTACTCGTCGGCGCGCGGCATCGACCTCGCGACGGTCCGGGAGGGGAAGATCCCGCCCCACAAGTCGATCATCGTGCTCGATCCTCCGGAACACCGTCACATGCGGCGACTGGTCAGCAAGGTGTTCACACCGCGGGCGATCGCGGAGCTGAAGGACATGGCCGCGGAGCAGATCGATCGCTTTCTCGCCGCGGTGGATCCGGACGGCTTCGACATGGTGCACGACTTCTCGGCGTTGTTCCCGATCGAGATCATCTCTCGAATGCTCGGCGTGCCGGAGGATTCCCGAACCCAGGTACGTCTGTGGACCGACGACCTCCTACAGCGGGAGGTCGGGCAGATGGAGATGTCCGAGGTCGGGTTCGACGCCGTCGTCGAACTGGCGAGGTTCTATTACGGCCTCGCCTCCGATCGCCGCAAGAATCCGCGCGACGACATGATCACCAAGCTGACCCGGGCCCAGATCGAACGGGACGACGACGAACCGCCGACATTGAGCAACATGGAGATCGCCATGTTCGCATCGCTGCTCGGCGGCGCAGGCGCCGAGACCGTGGCCAAGCTGATCGGTGGTGCACCGGTCACGTTCTCGCGGTTTCCCGATCAGTGGAAGAAGCTGCAGGAAGACCGCACCAAGATTCCCGACGCCGTCGAGGAGTTGCTTCGTTTCGAGTCTCCGAACCAATACAACGTGCGGTACTCCATGAAGGAGGTCACCCTGCACGGGGTGACGATCCCGGCCGGGAAACCGGTGTTCCTGATGCTCGGTTCGGCCAACCGGGACCCGGACGCGTTCACCGACGCCGACACCTTCGACATCGATCGTGACCGGTCCGAAGCGCAGAACCTCGCATTCGGTCTCGGCATCCACAGCTGCCTCGGTGCGGCCCTGGCGCGTATGGAGAGCGCCATCGCCCTCGAGCGGATACTCGATTTCATGCCGGAGTTCGAGGTCGATATCGACAACTGCACGCGGGTGAGCATGCAGAATGTCGCGGGCTACGACCATGTCCCGGTCAAGATTCTTTAG
- a CDS encoding acyl-CoA synthetase, producing MSESATNTTTREFTVPEVADAVAAAIPDRELIAFRSRRLTTSQIAERSKRLASYLHSQGLGAHTERSALAGHEVGQDLLGIYAYNGNEYVETMLGAFRARVAPFNVNYRYVKNELHYLLTDSGATALVYNAAFAPQLAEVLPGLPNLRVLIQIADDSGNELLEGAVDYEDVIATNSADPIPVTPSPDDLYVLYTGGTTGMPKGVLWRQNDIYMAGGGGRDVYSGALTTSLDQVTERVTAGEGLKVFVLPPLIHGAAQWAIMTALTSGQTVLLSPVVERLDAEAVAETIEAEKPMVLMMVGDAIARPLITAFERGERDISSIAVLANGGAVLSPTIKERLLAVLPNAIILDGVGSSETGTQMTHVSSAGAVSTGIFNPGSNTCVLTEDIDAIAEPGHEGLGWLAQRGFVPLGYKGDAAKTAKTFPVVNGERFSLPGDRAQLLDDGTIHLLGRDSVTINSGGEKIFVEEVEMAIATHPAVGDVLVAGRPSDKWGEAVVAIVELVDGADASGDELIEHAAQSIARYKLPKTVLFRPAIQRSPVGKADYRWAREQAAGVGTD from the coding sequence GTGTCCGAGTCCGCGACCAACACAACCACCCGCGAGTTCACCGTTCCCGAGGTAGCCGACGCGGTCGCCGCGGCGATCCCCGACCGTGAGCTCATCGCATTCCGCTCGCGCCGCCTCACCACGAGCCAGATCGCGGAGCGGTCCAAGCGTCTTGCGTCGTACCTGCACTCCCAGGGCCTCGGCGCGCACACCGAGAGGTCGGCACTGGCCGGCCACGAGGTGGGACAGGACCTGCTGGGCATCTACGCCTACAACGGAAACGAGTACGTCGAGACGATGCTCGGAGCATTCCGCGCACGCGTCGCGCCGTTCAACGTGAACTACCGCTACGTGAAGAACGAACTCCACTACCTGCTCACGGATTCGGGCGCGACCGCCCTGGTCTATAACGCCGCGTTCGCTCCTCAGCTCGCGGAGGTGCTCCCGGGGTTGCCGAACCTGCGGGTGCTGATCCAGATCGCGGACGACTCCGGCAACGAACTTCTCGAGGGCGCAGTCGATTACGAAGATGTCATCGCGACCAACTCTGCCGATCCGATCCCGGTCACCCCCTCCCCCGACGACCTGTACGTGCTCTACACCGGCGGTACCACGGGTATGCCGAAGGGCGTGCTGTGGCGTCAGAACGACATCTACATGGCGGGTGGCGGCGGGCGTGACGTCTACAGCGGCGCACTCACCACCTCTCTCGACCAGGTGACCGAACGGGTCACCGCGGGAGAGGGATTGAAGGTCTTCGTCCTGCCGCCACTCATCCACGGCGCCGCACAGTGGGCCATCATGACCGCACTGACCTCAGGGCAGACGGTGCTGCTGTCCCCGGTCGTCGAACGCCTCGATGCCGAGGCCGTGGCCGAGACCATCGAAGCCGAGAAGCCGATGGTCCTGATGATGGTGGGCGATGCGATCGCTCGTCCCCTGATCACGGCCTTCGAGCGCGGCGAACGGGACATCTCCTCGATCGCCGTGCTCGCCAACGGCGGCGCCGTGTTGTCACCGACGATCAAAGAGCGTCTGCTGGCAGTGCTGCCCAACGCGATCATCCTCGACGGCGTCGGATCGTCCGAGACGGGAACACAGATGACGCACGTCTCCAGCGCCGGTGCCGTGTCGACCGGCATCTTCAACCCGGGCTCCAACACGTGCGTCCTGACCGAGGACATCGACGCGATCGCGGAGCCGGGCCACGAGGGTCTCGGCTGGCTGGCCCAGCGTGGTTTCGTCCCGCTCGGCTACAAGGGAGATGCGGCCAAGACGGCGAAGACGTTCCCCGTCGTGAACGGCGAGCGATTCTCGCTGCCCGGGGACCGCGCACAGCTTCTCGACGACGGCACGATCCATTTGCTCGGCCGAGACTCCGTGACGATCAACTCAGGTGGCGAGAAGATCTTCGTCGAGGAGGTCGAGATGGCCATCGCCACGCATCCCGCCGTCGGCGATGTGCTCGTCGCCGGTCGGCCGAGCGACAAGTGGGGGGAGGCCGTGGTCGCGATCGTGGAACTGGTGGACGGCGCGGACGCATCGGGCGACGAGCTCATCGAGCATGCCGCACAGTCGATCGCGCGGTACAAACTCCCGAAGACGGTCCTGTTCCGGCCGGCCATCCAGCGGAGTCCGGTGGGCAAGGCCGACTACCGCTGGGCACGCGAGCAGGCAGCAGGCGTCGGCACGGACTGA
- a CDS encoding thiolase family protein, whose translation MNDVAIIGVGIHPFGRFEGKTAMQMGTDAIRAALADAGLEWKDIQFAVGGSWEVANPDAIVSLMGLTGIPFTNVFNACATGASATEACADAIRLGKHDIGIAIGLDKHPRGAFTVDPTLVGMPKWYGENGQYLTTKFFGMKANRYLHDHDISPETLAKVAAKNYRNGALNPNAFRRKPVPEEDILNAPMLNYPLTQYMFCAPDEGAAAVIMCRADIAHRFTSKPVYVRAVEVRTRTYGAYEVNTTFAPVEEVASPSVFASRAAFESAGISPGEVDVIQLQDTDAGAEVIHMAEAGFCADGDQEKLIADGATEIGGTMPVNTDGGLIANGEPIGASGLRQLHELVLQLRGTAGDRQVAGTPKAGFALLYGAPGTAGATVVTT comes from the coding sequence ATGAATGACGTAGCCATCATCGGTGTGGGAATCCACCCCTTCGGCCGGTTCGAGGGCAAGACTGCGATGCAGATGGGTACCGATGCCATCCGTGCCGCGCTCGCCGACGCCGGTCTCGAGTGGAAAGACATCCAGTTCGCCGTCGGCGGCAGCTGGGAGGTCGCGAACCCGGACGCCATCGTCAGCCTGATGGGATTGACCGGCATACCGTTCACCAACGTGTTCAATGCCTGCGCGACGGGCGCCAGCGCTACCGAGGCCTGCGCCGACGCGATCCGATTGGGCAAGCACGACATCGGCATCGCGATCGGGCTCGACAAGCATCCCCGTGGCGCCTTCACCGTCGACCCGACCCTGGTCGGCATGCCCAAATGGTACGGCGAGAACGGCCAGTACCTGACGACCAAGTTCTTCGGCATGAAGGCGAATCGCTACCTGCACGACCACGACATCTCACCGGAGACCCTGGCCAAGGTGGCGGCCAAGAACTATCGCAACGGTGCACTGAACCCCAATGCGTTCCGCCGCAAGCCTGTTCCGGAGGAGGACATCCTCAACGCACCGATGCTCAACTATCCGCTGACCCAGTACATGTTCTGCGCCCCGGACGAGGGTGCGGCAGCGGTGATCATGTGTCGCGCGGACATCGCCCATCGGTTCACCTCGAAGCCCGTATACGTGCGTGCTGTGGAGGTGCGGACGCGAACATACGGCGCGTACGAGGTCAACACCACCTTCGCGCCCGTGGAGGAGGTCGCGTCCCCTTCGGTGTTCGCGTCGCGGGCCGCATTCGAGTCGGCCGGCATCTCGCCGGGTGAGGTCGACGTGATCCAGCTCCAGGACACCGACGCCGGCGCCGAGGTCATCCACATGGCCGAGGCAGGGTTCTGCGCCGATGGTGACCAGGAGAAGCTGATCGCCGACGGTGCCACCGAGATCGGCGGAACCATGCCGGTCAACACCGACGGCGGGCTGATCGCGAACGGCGAGCCCATCGGCGCATCGGGTCTGCGACAGCTCCACGAGCTCGTCCTCCAGCTCCGCGGTACCGCGGGTGATCGCCAGGTGGCCGGGACGCCGAAGGCCGGCTTCGCCCTGCTGTACGGCGCGCCGGGCACCGCCGGGGCGACCGTGGTCACCACCTGA
- a CDS encoding enoyl-CoA hydratase — translation MSVAEDSDRQAGTVGEPAVLAEVTEGGVAVLTLNRPDRLNAWAADIAQELYAHIDNAEADPAVRVIVITGRGRAFCAGAHMGTVEQVGSLADAESVDVGATVGERPAQFLMALRKPVIAAINGACVGIGLTHALMCDVRFAASGAKFAAPFARRGLIAEHGISWILPRVAGPAVARELLLSGRTFLADEARDLGLVTAVLPADDLLSHAVAYAEEIATQCSPVSLDQIKKQLLADADGDVDEAMTRAESAMAQSLTRPDVIEGITAFLEKRTPRFPPLP, via the coding sequence GTGAGTGTCGCCGAGGACAGTGACCGGCAGGCCGGGACGGTCGGTGAACCCGCGGTTCTCGCCGAGGTGACCGAGGGTGGCGTCGCCGTTCTCACGCTCAATCGGCCGGACCGTCTCAACGCGTGGGCGGCCGACATCGCGCAGGAGCTGTACGCGCACATCGACAATGCGGAAGCCGATCCCGCCGTACGGGTCATCGTGATCACCGGGAGGGGCCGGGCGTTCTGCGCAGGCGCCCACATGGGAACGGTCGAGCAGGTTGGTTCACTGGCCGACGCCGAGTCCGTGGATGTCGGTGCCACCGTGGGGGAACGGCCTGCGCAGTTCCTGATGGCTCTGCGCAAGCCGGTGATCGCGGCGATCAACGGGGCCTGCGTCGGTATCGGCCTGACCCACGCGCTCATGTGCGACGTCCGGTTCGCGGCGTCCGGCGCGAAGTTCGCCGCTCCGTTTGCGCGCCGTGGTCTCATCGCCGAGCACGGGATCTCCTGGATTCTGCCGCGGGTGGCCGGCCCGGCGGTGGCACGAGAGTTGCTGCTGAGTGGTCGGACCTTCCTCGCCGACGAGGCCCGCGATCTGGGCCTGGTCACCGCGGTGCTGCCTGCGGATGATCTGCTGTCGCATGCGGTGGCGTATGCGGAGGAGATCGCGACGCAGTGCTCGCCGGTCTCACTCGACCAGATCAAGAAACAGCTCCTCGCGGACGCGGACGGTGATGTCGACGAGGCGATGACGCGCGCCGAGTCCGCGATGGCGCAGTCATTGACGCGGCCAGACGTGATCGAAGGGATCACCGCGTTCCTCGAGAAACGAACCCCACGGTTTCCCCCGCTGCCGTGA
- a CDS encoding Zn-ribbon domain-containing OB-fold protein, with product MQRMIAPEISTWPEADPHLLGSACDDCGATVFPVQELCPRCSGASMRETELPRRGTLIAWTTQGFLPGAPYLGDETPKTFEPFGVGLVQLGDVIRVESRLTENNPTALEFGMDVELTMVPLGTDDEGTEVLTFAFQPV from the coding sequence ATGCAACGAATGATCGCACCAGAGATATCGACATGGCCCGAGGCGGATCCTCATCTGCTCGGCAGTGCCTGCGATGACTGCGGCGCAACCGTTTTCCCGGTGCAAGAGCTCTGCCCGCGGTGCAGCGGCGCGTCCATGCGCGAGACCGAACTGCCCCGTCGAGGAACCCTGATCGCCTGGACCACCCAGGGATTCCTGCCCGGCGCACCCTACCTCGGCGACGAGACTCCGAAGACCTTCGAGCCCTTCGGAGTCGGGCTCGTCCAATTGGGAGACGTGATCCGGGTCGAGAGCCGACTCACCGAGAACAACCCCACCGCACTCGAATTCGGCATGGATGTCGAACTCACGATGGTGCCCCTCGGCACTGACGACGAGGGCACAGAGGTCCTCACCTTCGCCTTCCAACCCGTCTGA
- a CDS encoding amidohydrolase family protein: protein MNELGYLSIDVDNHYYEPLDAFTRHLPKEFRRRGVRMLQDGKHTVAVMGEKVNRFIPNPTFDPIIEPGCLDLMFRGQIPEGVDPASLMKVEELGLRPEYQNRDARIKVLENQELESIFMFPTFGCGVEEALKKDIPATMASLHAFNLWLDEDWGFDRPDHKIYTAPMISLADPEAALAEVEFVIERGAKLVHMRPAPVPGSPKPRSLGHPSHDPVWARLAEANVPVAFHLGDSGYLGIAAMWGGKENFEGFGTTDPFDKVVVDDRAIHDTIASLIVHGVFVRHPKLRVASIENGAEWVHRLIKRLHKLANQYPKSFADNPVDELKEHVWIAPYYEEDVKHLANTIGTDRILFGSDWPHGEGLEDPTSYVQDLAGLSSDDEIRKVMRGNALDLLGVSVPSIP, encoded by the coding sequence ATGAATGAACTCGGATACCTGTCGATCGACGTCGACAATCACTACTACGAGCCACTCGATGCGTTCACGCGGCATCTCCCGAAGGAGTTCCGGCGGCGAGGTGTGCGGATGCTGCAGGACGGCAAACACACCGTCGCGGTCATGGGGGAGAAGGTCAACCGATTCATCCCCAATCCGACGTTCGATCCCATCATCGAGCCGGGCTGCCTCGATCTGATGTTCCGCGGGCAGATTCCGGAGGGGGTGGATCCCGCGTCGCTGATGAAGGTCGAAGAGCTCGGATTGCGCCCGGAATATCAGAACCGGGATGCGCGCATCAAGGTGCTCGAGAACCAGGAACTCGAATCGATCTTCATGTTCCCGACGTTCGGGTGCGGTGTCGAAGAAGCGCTCAAGAAGGACATCCCGGCGACCATGGCATCTCTGCATGCCTTCAACCTCTGGCTCGACGAGGACTGGGGTTTCGACCGCCCGGACCACAAGATCTACACAGCTCCGATGATCTCGCTCGCCGATCCGGAGGCAGCGCTCGCCGAGGTCGAGTTCGTCATCGAACGGGGAGCCAAGCTGGTCCACATGCGTCCGGCGCCGGTGCCCGGCAGCCCCAAGCCGAGGTCGCTCGGTCATCCCAGCCACGATCCGGTGTGGGCGCGACTCGCCGAGGCGAACGTACCCGTCGCGTTCCATCTCGGTGACAGTGGCTATCTGGGTATCGCGGCGATGTGGGGTGGCAAGGAGAACTTCGAGGGCTTCGGCACCACCGATCCGTTCGACAAGGTCGTCGTCGACGACCGTGCGATTCATGACACGATCGCCTCGCTGATCGTGCACGGAGTCTTCGTGCGGCATCCGAAACTACGGGTCGCGAGCATCGAGAACGGGGCCGAATGGGTGCATCGTCTGATCAAGCGACTGCACAAGCTCGCCAACCAGTATCCGAAGTCGTTCGCCGACAACCCGGTCGATGAACTCAAAGAGCACGTCTGGATCGCGCCGTACTACGAGGAGGATGTCAAGCACCTCGCGAACACGATCGGCACCGATCGCATCCTGTTCGGGTCGGACTGGCCCCACGGTGAAGGGCTCGAGGACCCGACCTCCTACGTCCAAGACCTCGCCGGACTCAGCAGTGATGACGAGATCCGAAAGGTCATGCGCGGAAACGCTCTCGACCTGCTGGGAGTGTCGGTTCCCTCCATCCCCTGA